A genomic window from Pseudanabaenaceae cyanobacterium SKYG29 includes:
- a CDS encoding glycine hydroxymethyltransferase translates to MLRLSSPVGEIKVTSVASSSLLEQYLAAANGKRDTAAIAFYAALDHVRATSPVVAEAILRELRDQRSNLKLIASENYSSLAVQLAHANLLTDKYAEGYPFHRFYAGCENVDRIEAEACRLARELFGAEYAYVQPHSGADANLVAFMAILSSRVQMPLLEKLGYKDPTNAPRDIWNQIRAEVGNQRLLALDFACGGHLTHGYRRNISAQLFDAYSYGVDPETYQINLDALRAQVQEVKPLVLLAGYSAYPRKINFAKMREIADEVGAVFMVDMAHFSGLVAGKVFTGDYNPVAHAHIVTSTTHKTLRGPRSGIVLATAEMGAWVDKGCPLVIGGPLPHVMAAKAVAFQEALRPEFVEYAHQIVKNAQALAEYCLQESLPVLTGGTDNHLLLIDVSQRYGITGRQAEMALRECGITLNRNAIPFDRNGAWFTSGLRIGTPAVTTLGMKEPQMAEIARLLAEVLPHVQPDRAPDGSLSKGKYSLDAQVAHTAKQKVKDLLQQFPLYPELNLPDLPVTQDA, encoded by the coding sequence TGCCGCACTTGACCATGTCAGGGCAACTTCCCCAGTGGTGGCAGAGGCGATTCTCAGGGAACTACGGGACCAACGATCGAACTTAAAGCTAATAGCCAGCGAGAACTACTCTTCCCTGGCGGTTCAGCTTGCCCATGCCAATCTACTGACGGACAAGTATGCGGAGGGTTATCCCTTCCATCGCTTTTATGCAGGCTGTGAGAATGTGGACAGGATCGAGGCAGAAGCCTGTCGTCTGGCGCGGGAATTGTTTGGGGCGGAATATGCCTATGTCCAGCCCCATTCGGGAGCAGATGCCAATCTAGTGGCATTTATGGCAATTCTATCGAGTCGGGTGCAAATGCCCCTACTGGAGAAACTGGGCTACAAAGACCCCACTAACGCCCCCAGGGATATATGGAATCAAATTCGGGCAGAGGTGGGTAATCAGCGCTTACTGGCATTGGACTTTGCCTGTGGCGGACATTTAACCCACGGTTATCGCCGCAATATTTCTGCCCAATTGTTTGATGCCTATTCCTATGGTGTGGACCCCGAAACCTACCAAATCAATTTGGATGCATTGCGTGCCCAGGTACAGGAGGTCAAACCGTTAGTGCTATTGGCAGGCTATAGCGCCTATCCCCGTAAAATCAACTTTGCCAAGATGCGGGAAATTGCTGACGAAGTGGGGGCAGTGTTCATGGTGGATATGGCCCATTTCTCCGGTCTCGTGGCGGGGAAGGTGTTTACAGGGGACTATAACCCTGTTGCCCATGCCCATATCGTGACCTCTACTACTCATAAAACTCTACGCGGTCCCCGCAGTGGCATCGTGTTAGCAACAGCGGAGATGGGGGCTTGGGTGGATAAAGGTTGCCCCCTGGTGATTGGTGGCCCCTTGCCCCATGTGATGGCAGCTAAGGCGGTGGCTTTCCAAGAGGCTCTTCGCCCTGAGTTTGTGGAGTACGCCCATCAAATTGTCAAGAATGCCCAAGCTCTGGCAGAATATTGCCTGCAGGAATCCCTACCAGTGCTCACAGGAGGGACAGATAACCATTTGCTTTTGATCGATGTCTCTCAGCGCTACGGTATTACAGGACGACAGGCAGAAATGGCTTTGCGGGAATGTGGGATTACTCTCAACCGCAATGCGATCCCCTTCGATCGGAATGGGGCTTGGTTTACCAGTGGTCTGCGGATCGGTACACCTGCTGTGACTACTTTGGGGATGAAAGAACCCCAGATGGCAGAGATTGCCCGCCTGCTAGCAGAAGTACTACCCCATGTACAACCCGATCGTGCCCCTGACGGGAGTCTGAGCAAGGGCAAGTACAGTTTAGATGCCCAGGTAGCGCACACTGCCAAACAAAAGGTTAAGGATTTATTGCAGCAATTTCCTCTCTACCCCGAGTTAAATTTGCCTGATTTGCCAGTGACCCAAGATGCTTAG